In Bacillus sp. DX3.1, the following proteins share a genomic window:
- the folB gene encoding dihydroneopterin aldolase produces MDKIYIHDMEFYGYHGVFPEENKLGQRFKVDLTVELDLKQAGESDNLEHSVNYGELFEVCRQIVEGQTYKLVESIAENIAAQILQQYESILRCTVKVVKPDPPIPGHYRAVAVEIMRERS; encoded by the coding sequence TTGGATAAAATTTATATCCATGATATGGAGTTTTACGGTTATCATGGTGTATTTCCAGAAGAGAATAAATTAGGGCAGCGTTTTAAAGTAGATTTAACGGTTGAATTGGATTTGAAGCAAGCGGGGGAAAGTGATAACCTAGAGCATTCGGTAAATTATGGAGAGCTCTTTGAAGTTTGTAGACAAATTGTAGAGGGTCAAACATACAAGCTTGTAGAAAGTATTGCAGAAAATATTGCGGCGCAGATTTTACAGCAGTATGAAAGCATTTTGCGTTGTACAGTAAAGGTTGTTAAACCGGATCCGCCAATACCAGGACATTACCGTGCTGTAGCGGTAGAAATTATGAGAGAACGCTCATGA
- the folK gene encoding 2-amino-4-hydroxy-6-hydroxymethyldihydropteridine diphosphokinase — protein MSNIVYVALGSNIGDRYKYLLQAIELLNKNPYIHVEDISSVYETDPVGYTEQDCFLNIVIKISTNLLPQELLKVTQKIEVDLGRKREIRWGPRTIDLDILLYNQENIEAENLIVPHPRMFERAFVIVPLLEINQEIKQNISRSQVEEMKRREGVTVWKQKNGEDAFVLFGS, from the coding sequence ATGAGTAATATTGTTTACGTTGCGTTAGGATCAAATATTGGTGACCGTTATAAGTATTTATTACAAGCGATTGAACTGTTAAATAAAAATCCTTATATTCATGTGGAAGATATATCCTCTGTATATGAAACGGACCCGGTTGGATATACAGAGCAAGATTGTTTTTTAAATATAGTCATAAAAATTTCTACCAATTTATTGCCGCAAGAATTATTGAAAGTAACGCAAAAGATTGAGGTTGATCTAGGAAGAAAAAGGGAAATTAGATGGGGACCCCGGACCATTGACCTTGACATTTTACTCTATAATCAAGAAAATATTGAAGCAGAGAATCTTATTGTTCCGCATCCGCGGATGTTCGAAAGAGCTTTTGTTATCGTTCCGTTGTTAGAAATTAATCAAGAAATAAAGCAAAACATTTCACGTTCACAAGTAGAAGAAATGAAAAGGCGAGAGGGAGTAACGGTATGGAAGCAGAAAAATGGGGAAGACGCATTCGTGCTTTTCGGAAGCTGA
- a CDS encoding helix-turn-helix transcriptional regulator, with translation MEAEKWGRRIRAFRKLKGYTQEGFAKELGVSVSVLGEVERGNRAPSQDFVVEVAKTLNVSIDELMPK, from the coding sequence ATGGAAGCAGAAAAATGGGGAAGACGCATTCGTGCTTTTCGGAAGCTGAAAGGTTATACGCAAGAAGGTTTCGCAAAAGAATTAGGGGTATCTGTATCTGTTTTAGGTGAAGTTGAGAGAGGGAATCGAGCTCCTTCTCAAGATTTTGTAGTGGAAGTTGCTAAAACATTAAATGTTTCAATAGACGAATTAATGCCAAAGTGA
- the dusB gene encoding tRNA dihydrouridine synthase DusB — MLKIANVEMKNPVVLAPMAGVCNSAFRLTVKEFGAGLVCAEMVSDKAILFNNQKTLDMLYIDEREKPLSLQIFGGEKETLVGAAKYVDKNTTADIIDINMGCPVPKITKCDAGAKWLLDPNKVYEMVAAVVDAVEKPVTVKMRIGWDEDHIFAIENARAVERAGGQAVAVHGRTRVQMYEGKADWDIIKQVKQSVNIPVIGNGDVETPQDAKRMLDEVGVDGVMIGRAALGNPWMIYRTVKYLETGELMPDPTVREKMDVCMLHLDRLIDLKNEDIAVREMRKHAAWYLKGVRGNARVRNEINGCNTRADLASLLNSFVEEVEAKQKTIHVG, encoded by the coding sequence GTGTTAAAGATTGCAAATGTTGAAATGAAAAATCCAGTCGTACTAGCACCGATGGCGGGCGTGTGTAACTCTGCATTCCGTTTAACAGTAAAAGAATTTGGTGCAGGTTTAGTATGTGCTGAAATGGTAAGTGATAAGGCGATTTTATTTAATAACCAAAAAACATTAGATATGTTATATATCGATGAAAGAGAGAAACCATTAAGCTTACAAATTTTTGGTGGTGAAAAAGAAACACTTGTCGGAGCGGCAAAATATGTAGATAAAAATACAACAGCGGATATTATTGATATTAATATGGGTTGTCCGGTTCCGAAAATCACAAAGTGTGATGCGGGTGCAAAGTGGCTTTTAGATCCGAATAAAGTATATGAAATGGTGGCAGCAGTTGTAGACGCGGTTGAAAAGCCGGTTACAGTTAAGATGCGTATCGGCTGGGATGAAGATCATATTTTCGCAATTGAAAATGCTAGAGCTGTTGAACGTGCTGGCGGTCAAGCGGTGGCGGTTCATGGTCGTACACGTGTTCAAATGTATGAAGGAAAAGCAGATTGGGACATTATCAAGCAAGTAAAACAGTCTGTAAATATTCCTGTTATCGGAAACGGTGATGTAGAAACGCCTCAAGATGCGAAACGTATGCTTGATGAAGTTGGTGTGGATGGCGTTATGATTGGCCGAGCAGCTCTTGGTAATCCGTGGATGATTTATCGTACGGTAAAATATTTAGAAACAGGAGAATTAATGCCGGATCCAACAGTGCGTGAGAAAATGGATGTATGTATGCTGCACTTAGATCGTCTTATTGACTTGAAGAATGAGGATATTGCGGTGAGAGAGATGAGAAAGCATGCAGCTTGGTATTTAAAAGGTGTCCGTGGTAACGCGAGAGTGCGTAATGAGATTAATGGTTGTAATACGCGTGCCGATCTTGCTTCTTTATTAAATTCATTTGTAGAAGAAGTGGAAGCGAAACAAAAAACAATTCATGTTGGATAA
- the lysS gene encoding lysine--tRNA ligase, translating to MDNMNHEELNDQLLVRREKLHNLREQGIDPFGKRFERTNSTTELVSLYGEFSKEELEEKEIPVSIAGRIMTKRGKGKAGFAHIQDLHGQVQIYVRKDAVGDDQYELFTTADLGDLIGIEGKVFKTKVGELSVKATSFTLLTKSLRPLPDKYHGLKDVEQRYRQRYLDLITSMESRETFVTRSKIIREMRRYLDDNGYLEVETPMMHAIAGGASARPFITHHNALDMELYMRIAIELHLKRLIVGGLEKVYEIGRVFRNEGVSTRHNPEFTMIELYEAYADYKDIMKLTENMVAHIAKKVLGTTTIQYGEQEINLEPEWARLHMVDAIKQYSGADFWNPMSVEEARALAKEHGVEIKDTMEVGHIINEFFEQKVEENLIQPTFIYGHPVEISPLAKKNDEDPRFTDRFELFIVAREHANAFTELNDPIDQKERFEAQLKEREQGNDEAHMMDDDYIEALEYGMPPTGGLGIGIDRLVMLLTNAPSIRDVLLFPAMRHKQD from the coding sequence ATGGATAACATGAACCACGAAGAATTAAATGACCAATTGCTCGTTCGTCGCGAGAAGTTACATAACTTACGTGAACAAGGGATCGATCCATTTGGTAAACGTTTTGAACGTACAAATTCAACAACAGAATTAGTAAGCTTGTACGGAGAATTTTCTAAAGAAGAATTAGAAGAGAAAGAAATCCCTGTTTCTATTGCTGGCCGTATTATGACGAAGCGTGGTAAAGGGAAGGCGGGCTTCGCGCATATTCAAGACTTACATGGACAAGTTCAAATTTACGTTCGTAAAGATGCTGTTGGAGATGACCAGTATGAACTATTTACTACAGCTGACTTAGGTGACTTAATAGGGATTGAAGGGAAAGTGTTCAAAACGAAAGTAGGAGAGCTTTCAGTAAAAGCGACAAGCTTTACGTTATTAACAAAATCTCTTCGTCCACTTCCAGATAAATATCATGGATTAAAAGATGTTGAACAACGTTACCGTCAACGTTACTTAGATTTAATTACAAGTATGGAAAGCCGCGAGACATTCGTTACTCGTAGTAAAATCATTCGTGAAATGAGAAGATACTTAGATGATAACGGCTATCTTGAAGTAGAAACACCAATGATGCATGCAATTGCTGGTGGGGCATCTGCTCGTCCGTTTATTACGCACCATAATGCGTTAGATATGGAACTTTATATGCGTATTGCGATTGAGTTACATTTAAAACGCCTTATTGTGGGTGGTTTAGAGAAAGTATATGAAATCGGCCGCGTATTCCGTAATGAAGGTGTATCGACACGCCATAACCCAGAGTTTACAATGATTGAATTATATGAAGCGTATGCTGACTATAAAGATATTATGAAACTAACAGAAAATATGGTTGCTCATATTGCGAAAAAGGTATTAGGTACAACGACAATCCAATATGGTGAACAAGAAATTAATTTAGAACCAGAATGGGCGCGTCTTCACATGGTAGATGCAATTAAGCAATATTCTGGAGCTGACTTCTGGAATCCAATGAGTGTAGAAGAAGCACGCGCGTTAGCGAAAGAGCATGGTGTGGAGATTAAAGATACAATGGAAGTTGGTCATATTATTAATGAATTCTTCGAACAGAAAGTAGAAGAAAACTTAATTCAACCTACATTTATCTATGGTCACCCAGTGGAAATTTCTCCTCTTGCGAAAAAGAATGATGAAGATCCACGCTTTACGGATCGTTTCGAATTATTCATTGTTGCACGTGAGCATGCAAATGCATTTACAGAATTAAATGATCCGATTGATCAAAAAGAACGTTTCGAAGCACAATTAAAAGAACGTGAGCAAGGTAATGATGAAGCTCATATGATGGACGATGATTATATTGAAGCGCTTGAGTATGGTATGCCTCCTACAGGTGGACTTGGAATCGGTATTGATCGTCTTGTTATGCTATTAACAAATGCACCATCTATTCGTGATGTATTATTATTCCCTGCAATGAGACATAAACAAGATTAA